One Manihot esculenta cultivar AM560-2 chromosome 6, M.esculenta_v8, whole genome shotgun sequence DNA segment encodes these proteins:
- the LOC110616638 gene encoding uncharacterized protein LOC110616638, with protein MMDAWIRSLVEAVHSTPTQVVLHLSGGASQALGLLMSVPGATNTVLEAVVPYSRMSMIQLLGKIPTHYCSRQTAEEMALLAYNRALKLSSPGSPVLGVGFTGSLASTRAKLGDHRFYLSTRTSDRLWVSTVTLSKGLRTREQEDTISSHLVLKAIANACKVQATFVSHLTESDVSDDFEKQFTEDEELEQLINGQICFKVYPFSSVTYTSNEERKIILPGSFNPLHEGHLKLLEVATSICGNGYPCFEISAVNADKPPLSVSQIKDRVKQFEIAGKTVIISNQPFFYKKAELFPGSAFVIGADTAARLINPKYYDGNYGKMLEILVGCKNTGCTFLVGSRNVDGVFKVLEDFDIPEVLKDMFVSIPAEQFRMDISSTEIRKRSGM; from the exons ATGATGGACGCTTGGATACGATCACTAGTTGAAGCCGTACATTCGACCCCCACTCAGGTCGTCCTCCATCTCTCCGGCGGCGCCTCTCAG GCGCTGGGCTTGTTGATGTCAGTGCCTGGTGCTACAAATACAGTGCTTGAAGCTGTGGTACCCTACTCCAGAATGTCCATGATTCAATTACTTGGCAAG aTTCCTACACATTATTGTAGCCGGCAAACAGCAGAGGAAATGGCTTTATTGGCTTACAATCGCGCCCTGAAGCTCTCAAGTCCTG GTTCTCCAGTTCTTGGTGTGGGTTTTACTGGTTCTCTAGCTAGCACACGGGCCAAACTTGGTGATCACAG ATTTTACTTGTCAACAAGAACATCTGACCGACTTTGGGTATCTACCGTTACCTTGTCAAAG GGTTTGCGAACTAGAGAGCAAGAAGATACCATTTCAAGTCATCTTGTACTTAAG GCCATTGCAAATGCATGCAAAGTCCAGGCAACTTTTGTTTCTCATTTGACTGAATCTGATGTGTCTGATGATTTTGAAAAACAATTTACTGAAGATGAAGAATTGGAACAGCTTATAAATGGGCAAATATGCTTTAAGGTTTATCCATTTTCCAGTG TGACATATACATCGAATGAAGAGAGAAAGATAATACTTCCTGGTTCTTTCAATCCCTTGCATGAAGGCCACCTCAAGCTCTTGGAAGTTGCTACAAG CATTTGTGGCAATGGGTATCCATGCTTTGAGATCTCAGCAGTCAATGCTGACAAACCTCCATTATCAGTATCACAAATCAAAGATCGTGTCAAGCAATTTGAAATAGCTG GGAAGACCGTGATTATTTCCAATCAGccttttttttataagaaagcTGAGCTTTTCCCTGGCAGTGCTTTTGTAATTGGTGCAGACACAGCAGCAAGGCTGATTAAT CCGAAGTACTATGATGGAAACTATGGAAAGATGCTAGAGATACTCGTTGGATGCAAGAATACAGGATGCACATTCCTTGTTGGCAGTCGTAATGTAGATGGGGTTTTTAAG GTTCTTGAAGACTTTGACATTCCAGAGGTGTTAAAAGACATGTTTGTCTCAATACCAGCTGAACAGTTCCGCATGGATATTTCGTCCACTGAGATTAGAAAGAGGAGTGGGATGTGA
- the LOC110618095 gene encoding reticulon-like protein B14, with amino-acid sequence MPRWGIYDSDSDSDDDQPAPPPSRKLFGHRRSLHAVLGRGRVADILLWKNKYLSAGILIGFTVVWFLIEVVEYHVVTLLCHLLMLFMAILFIWSNAAGFIKRNPPDIDDIELAETTLRFLFQQINQFLSKLYYISSGKDPKTFFVTIACLWILSAFGSLCSTLTLLYIVFLCLATLPALYERHEEKVDHYAGRSSQEMKNLFENFNKRVLDKIPRGPTKDKKLA; translated from the exons ATGCCGAGGTGGGGGATCTatgattctgattctgattctgatgacGACCAGCCTGCTCCACCACCTTCGAGAAAATTGTTCGGCCACCGGAGATCTCTGCATGCCGTCCTTGGAAGAGGGCGTG TTGCTGACATACTGCTGTGGAAGAACAAGTATTTATCAGCAGGGATTCTAATTGGTTTCACGGTTGTATGGTTTCTCATTGAAGTTGTGGAGTATCATGTTGTTACTCTTCTTTGCCATTTGCTCATGCTTTTTATGGCCATTCTCTTCATTTGGTCTAACGCTGCTGGATTCATCAAAAG AAATCCTCCTGATATCGATGACATAGAGTTGGCAGAAACCACACTGAGATTCCTCTTTCAGCAAATCAAccaatttttatcaaaattatactATATTTCAAGTGGGAAAGATCCAAAAACTTTCTTTGTG ACCATAGCTTGTCTCTGGATATTGTCAGCTTTTGGGTCTTTATGCAGCACTCTGACTCTTTTATATATTG TGTTTCTGTGCTTGGCAACATTGCCAGCTTTGTATGAGCGACATGAAGAGAAGGTAGATCATTATGCTGGAAGAAGCAGCCAAGAAATGAAGAACctgtttgaaaattttaataaaagagtTCTTGACAAGATCCCAAGAGGACCAACAAAAGACAAAAAGTTGGCGTAA
- the LOC110616679 gene encoding uncharacterized protein LOC110616679, producing the protein MALSVSILATVTSLHLIAFVLAIGAERRRSHAKVVPDQYDERTYCVYTTDASTVYGLAAFGLLLLSQAVVNGVTRCLCFGKGLLSGSSSTTCAIFFFILSWVSFLGAEACLLAGSARNAYHTKYRAIFGGEHLSCATLRKGVFAAGAALTLVSLVGSIFYYWAHSRADTGGWEKHQNEGVGMTASSYPQQQQASEFEKV; encoded by the exons ATGGCTCTCTCCGTCTCCATTTTAGCCACCGTCACTTCTCTCCACCTAATCGCCTTTGTCCTCGCCATCGGTGCCGAGCGGCGTCGCAGCCAC GCTAAGGTGGTGCCTGATCAGTATGATGAGAGGACTTACTGTGTGTACACCACTGACGCGTCGACGGTGTATGGACTAGCGGCGTTTGGGCTGTTGTTATTAAGCCAAGCTGTGGTTAACGGCGTTACCAGATGTCTCTGTTTTGGTAAAGGGCTTTTGAGTGGGAGCTCCTCCACCACTTGTgctatcttcttcttcatcctTTCCTG ggTAAGCTTTTTGGGAGCTGAGGCATGTTTATTGGCTGGATCAGCAAGAAATGCATACCACACCAAGTACAGAGCAATCTTTGGAGGCGAGCACTTATCTTGTGCCACTCTCCGCAAAGGTGTTTTTGCTGCGGGAGCAGCTTTAACATTGGTGTCATTGGTAGGGTCGATTTTTTACTATTGGGCTCACTCTAGAGCTGATACTGGTGGATGGGAGAAGCACCAAAATGAAGGCGTTGGCATGACTGCTTCAAGCTATCCACAGCAACAGCAAGCTAGTGAATTTGAGAAAGTTTAA
- the LOC110617407 gene encoding uncharacterized protein LOC110617407, translating to MLGAGLQLTTRGRGEDRFYQPAKARKAHYNQYNDQLRRAQSDVTASQSPFVKEKVEKLADREPENRTALEDSPKPVSVPAVEPVVSPLSNLERFLESITPSLPAQHLSKTTMRNWRTCDLEFQPYFVLGDLWESFKEWSAYGAGVPVILNDSDSVVQYYVPYLSGIQIYGESIKPCMKSRRLVEDSDSDFRDSSSDGSSDYEPERGIKGSREQWDHLHLTNVPLRVDRLSLRDQHTAHQEDFSSDEGESMDSQGCLLFEYLERDPPYSREPLADKLSDLALRFPGLKTLRSCDLLASSWISVAWYPIYRIPTGPTLKDLDACFLTYHFLHTPMAGSQAAPAPVVTYPSEMDGVPKMCLPVFGLASYKFKGSLWTPNGGYERQLANSLFQAADNWLRLLQVNHPDFVFFCRR from the exons ATGTTGGGGGCTGGATTGCAGTTGACTACGCGAGGTCGCGGGGAGGATCGGTTTTACCAGCCGGCGAAGGCTCGCAAGGCACACTATAATCAATATAATGATCAACTGCGCAGAGCTCAGAGCGATGTCACCGCGAGTCAATCGCCTTTTGTCAAGGAAAAAGTGGAAAAACTGGCGGATAGGGAACCTGAAAACCGGACTGCTTTGGAGGATTCTCCCAAACCTGTTTCAGTGCCGGCTGTTGAACCTGTGGTTTCTCCATTGAGTAATTTGGAGCGGTTTTTGGAGTCTATTACGCCATCTTTGCCGGCCCAGCACTTGTCTAAG ACCACAATGAGGAACTGGAGGACTTGTGATTTGGAATTTCAGCCGTACTTTGTACTCGGGGATTTGTGGGAGTCTTTTAAGGAGTGGAGTGCGTATGGTGCGGGAGTGCCTGTAATTTTGAACGACAGTGATTCTGTTGTTCAGTACTATGTACCATATCTGTCCGGCATTCAAATATATGGAGAGTCTATAAAGCCATGCATGAAGTCGAG GAGACTGGTTGAGGACAGTGATAGTGATTTCAGGGATTCGAGTAGTGATGGTAGCAGTGATTATGAACCTGAAAGAGGAATAAAGGGCTCTAGAGAACAATGGGATCATCTCCATTTAACAAATGTTCCTCTGAGAGTGGATAGATTGTCTTTGAGAGATCAACATACTGCCCACCAGGAGGATTTTTCTAGTGATGAAGGTGAATCTATGGATTCCCAAGGTTGCTTGCTATTTGAGTATCTTGAACGAGATCCCCCTTACAGCCGGGAACCATTAGCTGATAAG TTATCGGATCTTGCCTTGCGTTTCCCTGGGTTGAAGACACTAAGAAGTTGTGATTTACTGGCATCAAGCTGGATTTCTGTGGCCTG GTATCCAATTTACAGGATACCAACGGGACCAACATTGAAAGACCTGGATGCTTGCTTTCTCACATACCattttcttcatacaccaatGGCAG GTTCACAAGCTGCTCCTGCCCCAGTGGTGACATATCCCAGTGAGATGGATGGTGTGCCTAAGATGTGCTTGCCTGTTTTTGGTCTTGCATCGTACAAGTTCAAGGGGTCCTTGTGGACTCCTAATGGGGGATATGAGCGCCAATTAGCAAACTCTCTCTTTCAGGCTGCTGACAATTGGTTGAGACTGCTGCAAGTCAATCATCCAGATTTTGTGTTTTTCTGCCGTAGGTGA